DNA sequence from the Geothermobacter hydrogeniphilus genome:
TCGGGAGGGGACCATTTTACGCCCGACAACATCGGTGACCGGCACAACCACCCTTTTGCCAAAGTCCAGAGCCTGCCGAATCACATCTCCGGTAGCGACCTCATTACGGAAACTGATAAAAAACTTTACCGTCTCCGCCCGACAGAATTCGGGCATCTGCAACAGGCGTTCACAGACCGCCCTGCTGCGGGCGGCGACCTCGTGCGAATTCAACTCCATGCGCTCCCGCAGAACATTCTTGCGCAATTGCTTTTTCATAGAACCCATTCTGGAAACTATCCCGAATCCGTCTTCCATTCAACCCTGACCTGCGGCCCCAACTCTTCAGGTTTTTCGCCAGACGGTACGGATGGATTGAGGTCAGCCGGGATAGATGCGCGGAACGCGTGCAGTGAGTGTTGATACGATTTCATAATTGATGGTGTCAAGCAACGCTGCCAGTTCACCGACCGGAAGTTCCGCCGCCCCCTGACGACCGAAAACAACCACCTCATCTCCACACCTGACGCCGGGAACCGCACCGACATCAAGTACCGACTGATCCATACAGATCCGCCCGACCACCGGGACCCTGACGCCCTTTACCAGCATATTGACACGGGAGGAGAGCAGGCGGTTGAGACCGTCAGCATAACCGACACTGACGGTGGCAAGACGCGTGGATTGCATGGTTCGGTAACTTGAACCGTAGCTGACCGGAAAACCGGCCGGGACTTCCTTGATCTGGGAGATCCGTGTCTTGAACTGCATGGCGGGACGTAAATCGATGTCGGGCCGCCCCCGATCACTGGTGGGGGAGAGTCCGTAAAGCATGATTCCTGCCCGAACCAGATCGAGATGGGCATCAGGCAGGTCGAGGATGGCGGCACTGTTGGCGGCATGCCGCAGCGGAAAATGCAGACCATCTCGGGAAAGCATTTCCAGTAATTCCATAAACAACCGGAACTGCCAGTGGGCAAAAGTCTTGTCGCTGGCATCCGCGGAGGCGAAGTGGGTGTAGATACCCTCGAGTTCCAGGCCGGGCATCGCCGCCACGGCAAGGATCTCCCGCTGTATCCGGCGCTCCGGCCTGTCATCGAGAGCCAATGGGTCCCGATTAAAACCAAGCCTGCCCATGCCGGTGTCGACCTTGAGGTGTACCGACAGGGCACGACCCGCCTGCAGGGCGGCCGCAGAGAGAGTTTCAGCCATTGTCCGGGAAAAGATGGTGAAGGTCAGATCGTAGCCGATAAGGCGCTGGAGTTGGCCAGCGGGGACGCCACCAAACACCAGAATCGGAGCATCGATACCGGCCTCTCGCAGCGACAGCGCCTCATCCCCCCTGGCGACCGCCAGCCGGGTCGCCCCATGCTCGAGAGCCGTACGTGCCACTTGCAGCGCACCATGACCATAGCCGTCAGCCTTGACCACGGCCATGATTTCGGTTTGTGGGGCGACCAGGCGCCGGATTTCGCCGAGATTGTGGGCAATAGCCTGCAGATCGATTTCAGCCCAGACGGAATGTGCTTCCATGGCGCGGATCCTCTCAGACAGGAGCAGCCCGGAGCGGGAGAGAGGGTCCGCTCCGGGCTGCATGCAGCCACCTTGCGGGGAGGACCGCAGGGAGACAAAAGATGTTGTTGCCAAAGGATTACAGGTCGCCGTCAACCCTGACCCGCTCTGGCTCCCCTTCGCCACTGAAGTAGTTGCGAGTCTCCTTGATGATAACCGGCGAGAGCATAATCAGCGCTATCAGGTTGGGGAAGGCCATCAGGCCGTTGAAACAATCGGACAGGGCCCAGACCAGGTCCAGTTTGAGAAAGGCACCGACCGCGACAAATACCACCCAGAGAACGCGGTAGGGCTTGATCGCCATCTCGCCAAAGAGATACTCAATCGCCTTCTCACCATAGTAGGACCAGCCGATGATTGTTGAGTAGGCAAACAGGATCAGACCGATCGTGACCACCAGGCCGCCAAAACTGCCGAGGGCGGTATTGGAGTAAGCCGCGCTGGTCAACTCTGCACCGTTTTTACCACTGTCCCAGACCCCGGAGATGAGAATCACCAGGCCGGTCATGGTGCAGACAACCAGGGTATCGATGAATGTCTGGGTCATGGAAACCAACGCCTGGGTGACCGGATGCTTGGTCTTGGCGGCGGCAGCGGCAATCGGGGCACTGCCGAGACCGGACTCGTTGGAGAAGATGCCACGGGCGACCCCCATGCGGATGGCCAGCATGACGCCGGCGCCGGCAAATCCGCCGGAGGCGGCAGTCGCGGAGAAAGCCTTTTCGAATACCAGCGCCAGGGCGCCGGGAATCAGATCCATGTGCAGAATCAGGATGGCGATGGAACCGAGCATGTAGAAAACGATCATCAGCGGCACCAGTACGCCGGTGACCCGGCCGATACTTTTGATACCACCGATAAGCACGGCACCGGTGGCGATGGCGAGAATGATGCCGGTAATCGGACCCGGGATATGAAAGGTCGCTTCCACCGAGGCGGCGACCGAATTCGACTGAACCATGTTGCCGATGCCGAAGGCGGCAACCGCTGCGAACAGAGCGAAGGCACTGGCCAGCCATTTCCAACCAAGGCCATGCTCGATGTAATACATGGGGCCCCCGCACATGTTGCCCAACTCATCCTTGACCCGGTATTTGACCGCCAGTACCGCCTCGGCGTACTTGGTGGCCATGCCGACCAGTCCGGTCACCCACATCCAGAACAAAGCCCCGGGACCACCGATGGCGATGGCGGTGGCGACCCCGGCGATGTTGCCGGTTCCGACCGTTGCCGAGAGGGCGGTCATCAGTGCCTGAAAGTGAGAGATATCCCCCGGGCCGGCATCCTCTTCCTTCCGTTTAATCAGGCCGAGATAGAGGGAATGACCCAACTTGCTGAACTGAATGCCGCGCAGAGCGATGGTCAGGTAAAGACCGGTGCCGACCAGCAGGATAATCAGCGGCAGGCCCCAGACCCAGCCATCGATGAAATTGATAAAATTAATAACGCCTTCCATGCTCCACTCCTTTTGATGGTTTGCTTATCCGCAATGAAAATCGACTGACAGTCATCCTCAGCTTCAGGCGCAGGCCCGAGCAACGTCAGTGGAAATCAGCTCTTCGACGGGAAGGCAGTCAATCCCGAATGCTTCGGCGACCCCCTGGTAGACTACCTGACCGGCGACAATGTTGAGTCCTGCCCTGATGCCGTCATTGTCCCGGGCGGCCTGGTGCCAACCCTTGTCGGCAATTTCCACTGCGTAGGGAAGAGTGGCGTTGGTCAAGGCCACGGTGGACGTCAGAGGAACAGCGCCGGGCATGTTGGCAACGCAGTAGTGCAGCACTCCGTCAACCACAAAGGTCGGCTCGGTATGCGTGGTGGGCCGTGAGGTCTCAAAGCAGCCGCCCTGGTCGATGGCGACATCAACCAGAACCGCGCCCCGCTTCATGGTCGCCAGCATCTCCCGGGTGATCAGCTTCGGAGCCTTGGCTCCATGGACCAGCACCGCCCCGATCACAACATCCGCTTCCCGGGCGAGTTCGCGAATGACCGCCGGTGAAGACATCATTGGAAAGCAGTTTTTGGGCATCACTTCAGACAGGTGACGCAGGCGCTCAAGACTGGTATCGAGCAGGTAAACCTTGGCCCCGAGGCCACAGGCCATCTGCGCGGCATGGGTGCCGACCACACCACCGCCGATGACCAGCACCGTTGCCGGCTGCACTCCGGGAACACCACCGAGCAGAATGCCGCGGCCGCCCTGGGCACGCTCTACATACTTGGCCGCCTGCTGAGCAGCCATCCGCCCGGCAACCTCACTCATCGGCGTCAACAGCGGCAGACTGTTGTCCTTGCCGACAATGGTTTCATATGCGACCGCCACCGCTCCGGTTTCCATAAACGCCCGGGTCAACTGCTCCGAGGCGGCGAAGTGAAAATAGGTGAAAACGATCTGTCCGGTGCGAATCAGCGGGTACTCCGAGGGCTGCGGCTCCTTGACATGCATGACCATGTCGGCACGGGCATAAATCTCTTCGGCACTGGCAACAATCTCGGCGCCGGCATCCAGATAGGCATCATTACCGAAGCCGCTGCCGACCCCGGCGTCGGTCTCAACCAGCACCTCATGACCACGCCCCCGCATCACTTCGACACCGGCCGGGGTCATGCAGACCCGGTTTTCCTCAATCTTGATTTCTTTCAGAATTCCTACGATCATTTCCGCAACCTTTCTTTTCATCTCGTGAATGATTTAGCTGCCACCAGGCACTGTCACGCTAACGGTGTTTTATTCAGTCGGCGGAAAGAGCAAGGGGCTTGCCAAAGAGGTTGCGATGAATGGCTGAGGGTTCTGCGGCAAGGAGTAAAAAGGGAGACAAACCAGCGACATCACCTGAAAAGAACGTGGTTTTGGTGATTGAAAAAAAAGAAATTATTTTTTCCAATATCCCCAAACAGGCGGATCCGGAGCAGTGCAAAGCCGAGGGGCAACACAGCAACAGCGGCAGGAATGGCACGAAAACTTTCCACCAAGGAGAACGTATTTTTCCAACACTCCGGAATCACAAGGAAAACACCCGCCTGGAACGATCTGCTTCCAGCGGTTCGATTTCGTTCCACCGACCTCAGCGACGACCGTTGCCAGCACTTCTGCAACACTTAGAGGCGGTACTTCTTAAGTTTGTTGAGCAGGGTGGTATGGGAGATGCCCAGCAGCCTTGCAGCCTGCCGCTTGCTGCGGGTCTGCTGCAGGGTACGGGTCAGAATCTGTTGTTCGTAACGACTGACCAGGGTCGCCAGCGATCTCTCTTCCGGGCTGCCCGGCAACGACCGGGCGACATCCCCGGCAGGTCGATTAAAGTCGGCACCGAGAAAAATGGAGTCGGCCTCAATGGTCTCAGTGGGACTGAGGATCGCAGCCCGTTCGATCACATTTCTCAATTCACGGACATTACCGGGCCAGGAGTAGCTACAGAGCTTTTCCATGGCCTGCAGCGAGAGGTTGCGCAGGTTGCGACCGAGACGCGCATTGAGGTGAAAGAGGAAGGAATCGACCAGGGGGCGGATATCTTCCCGCCTCTCCCGCAACGGCGGGATATGGATAGGGAAGACACAGATCCGGTAGTAGAGATCTTCACGGAAGTTTTTTTCCTCCACCATCCGGCCGAGATCTCTGTTGGTGGCGGTAATAATGCGGACGTTGATCGGCAGTTCGCCGCTGCCGCCGACCCGGCGAACCTTTTTTTCCTGCAGGACGCGCAGCATTTTGGCCTGCAGCGACAGAGGCATCTCGGCAATTTCGTCGAGAAAGAGAGTGCCGTCTTTTGCGTTCTCAAACAGCCCCGCCTTCCCTTCCCGAAGCGCCCCCGAAAAAGCTCCGCCAACATATCCGAACAGCTCACTCTCCAGCAGCGCCTCCGGCAGGGCGGCACAATTGAGAGCGACAAAAGGCCCCCGACGACCGCTCTCGGTGTGAATGGCATTGGCAAAAAGCTCCTTGCCGGTACCGCTTTCACCGTGGATTGAAACCACCGCATCGGTATCGGCAATCTTCTGCGCAAACAGAATGGCCTTCATCAGCGCCGGACTTTCCCCGATCATATCACTGAAGCTGAACTCGGATGGCAGCGCCACCGCATTGGAGAGCTCCTTGACCTCCTGCATCTCCTTCATGATTTCTATGGCCCCGACAATGCGCTGCGAGGCATTGTAAATCGGCTTGCCGGTGGCCAGGTAGCGAAACCGGCCATGGTCGGCAATCAGGTTGCGCTTGCGATTGCTGAAGCTTTTCCCCTGCAGACATTCCAGCAGACTCTGATCCGCCAGATTCAATTCGCGAATCGTCTTGCCGGTGGCCGCTCGGGCGTCGCAACCGAGGATATTTTCGGCCACCTTATTGATAATCACCACCTTGCCCTGATCATCGACCCCCAGAATGCCGTTATTGATATTGTTCAACACCACCTGCAGCTGTTTTTCCCGCTTTTCCTGCGGCAGGGTCTGAATGCTGGATTTCTCCCTCAGCCCGGAAATGGTCTGCAGCTCTCGATTGAAGAGTTCCCAGTCAATGGACCGGGCGGTTTCCGCCTCAAGGTAGACGGTGGTGTGACGACCCTCCACCTCGACCTCCATGGAAACTATATTGACTGACTGCCGGGTCATGAGCGAAGCAATATCGGCAACAATTCCGACCCGATCGATGAAATTCAACTTTAACTTGACGCTTGTCGACATGACGCGACTCCTGTTTTGCAGCCAGGTGGCCGGCAAAAAAGGGGAGCATGCAGTCTCCCCGGGCCATTGTCAATGACCGGACCCCGACGCGAACTGTTTTTCACTATAATAACCCGGACATCATGGTCCCTGAAAAACCGCAGCCACCGATTCTGAAAAACGGAGGCAATACCGCTGCCAAGGCCTTGACGCCCTGTCGGCCGCTGATTTCCCACCTGCGGACCCGCTGCTGGCACACCCTTTGCTGTCTTGAACCATCAGCAAGCAACCCGGCCGCCTGCCGTCAGCAAACGTACACCCGATAATTTCATTAACCACCGGGAGCGGTTTTGATTTACCCTCGGACCGTACAGCTCGACTGAAAACAGCTCCCGTACCGAAAACCATGACCCGCAGACGATGAACCAACAGCTGATAATCCGCCACCTCGGTCTCCAGCCCTACCTGCCGGTCTGGCAACGCATGCAGTCCTTCACCAACGAACGAGAGGCCCCGACCTGCGACGAGATCTGGCTGCTGGAACACCCACCGGTTTTTACCCTGGGGCGGGCCGGCAAAACCGAGCATCTTCTCGCCCCCGGCACGATTCCCGTCGTCTCAGTCGACCGCGGCGGGCTGGTGACCTACCATGGCCCCGGCCAGCTGGTGGCCTACCTGATGATCGACCTGAAACGGCGGCGACTGACGGTCCGCACCCTGGTGACGGCCATCGAAAAGGCGCTCATCGCCTTGCTGGCCGACTATGGCGTGGCTGCCGACACCCGCCCCGGTGCCCCGGGGGTCTATGTCGGCACAGCCAAGATTGCCTCACTGGGACTGCGGATTCAACACGGCTGCAGCTTTCATGGTCTGGCGCTGAATCTCGACATGGACCTGGAACCCTTTGCCCGCATCAATCCCTGTGGCTACCAGGGGCTGCAGATGACCCAGCTCAAAGAACTGGTCGGCCCCGTCAAACAGTCGGAGGTCGCGGCGCGACTGGCTGAACAGCTCAGTAGAAAACTGGGGTACAACACTATCAGCAGTCGGCGGAACTGGGATTGATGAGCCACCGGGTCAGATCCCGCCGCGGCAATTCAATCACCGGGAGAGTACGACTCAAGACGTCGCCGCCAGGAGACAGAAAGCTTAGTCCATGAAGTCCAATCTCAAACTACAGCTCATCTTTACCGACCGGGTCGGAATCGCCGCCGATGTCGCCTCCCTGCTTTCCCGGCAGGGGGTCAACATCGCCTTCTTCGAGATGGATGTGCGCGCCGACCAGGCCATCATCTACCTCGACGCCGAGGGGTCACAGGACACCGACTGGGAATTTTTTCTCGACCAACTGCGAACCCTTGCCGACCTGAAGGAGGTGTCCACCATTGAAACTCTTCCCCAGGAAGAACGGGCCAAACGGCTGCAGGTGGCCCTCGACAGCATTGGCGACGGCATTCTCGGCATTGACAGCCAGGGAAATGTCGCCATCATCAACCGGGTGGCCAAACATATCCTCGGCTGTGACGGCCGCGAAGTGACCGGCACCAACATCAGAGAGCTGGATCAGGCCGATCAGCGCCTGGAAAAATGCCTGACGGGTGAATCCTTCACCAACGTCAAAAAAAACCTGATTGCCCCCGGGGGACGCTTTCAGTTTCTCGCCACCGGCAAACCGATCCGGGATGCCGCCGGGCGCATTGTCGGCGCGGTGGAAATAATGAAAGACATGGAAGAGTTGAAAGAACTCTCCACCGTCGTCGCGCCCTCCGGACAGTTCAGCTTCAGCGACATGATCGGGCGCAGTCCGGCCCTCACCGAGGCCATCACCTTCGCGCAGAAAATTGCCCGCACCGATGCGGTGGTGTCCATCTATGGTGAAAGCGGCACCGGCAAAGAACTCTTCGCCAGCGCCATTCATACCGAGAGCGGCCGCAACGGTCCCTTTGTGCCCATCAACTGCGCGGCACTGCCGGAGAACCTGCTCGAAAGCGAACTGTTCGGCTATGTCGGCGGAGCCTTTTCCGGAGCCCAGAAAGATGGCAAAGCCGGGCTCTTCGAAGTGGCCGGAAAAGGCACCCTGTTTCTCGACGAAATTGCCGAGATGCCCCTGCCGCTGCAGGCCAAGATGCTGCGCGTCCTGCAGGAGAAAAAGGTCCGTCGCATCGGCGGCAGCAAGGAGATTCCGGTCAACGCCCGCATCATCACCGCCACCAACAAAAATCTGGCGGAGATGGTGGAAAAAAAACTCTTCCGCGAAGACCTTTACTATCGCATCTGCGTCTTTCCGATCTACGCCCCGCCACTGCGGGAACGACAGGAAGATATCTCGCTTCTGGTCGAGCATTTCCTCTTCCACCTCAACTCGCGCCTGGAGAAGAACTGGCAGTCCCTGGCGCCTGAGGCGATGGAGAAACTGCTCCGCTATCCCTGGCCGGGCAATATCCGAGAGCTGAAAAACGTCATTGAAAGGGCCGCCATTCTGAGCGACTCCCCACGCATCGAAAGCGAATATATCCTGCTGGGGAAGGAGGTCGGGCGGGCGATTCAGGGCACCCCGGAAATCGATACCGGAGAATTGGCAACCACGCCCTTGCCGACCCTGATCGAGCGCTGGGAGAAACACTATATTTCCGCCGCCCTGAAACAGACCCGCAGCAAGCGTCAGGCAGCCCGTTTCCTCGGCATCACCCACACGGCCCTGATCAACCGACTGAAGAAATACGGCCCCGATCTGGATTGATATCGTTCCATTGGATCAATTTCGTTCCACTGGTCTGAATTCAACAAGAGTTTCAATAAGTTAAACCATTAACATGAAATAAGTGGAATGATATCGTTCCACCTGCAGCACCATCTCTCCCCGCCCCCGAAGCCAACTCCGCCCCTCCGCAACGTCCGGTGGAAAAAAATATCTCCTCCCCGGCGGTGTTGCAAAGTTGTTTCTTTTTCAGGCTTTAACGCTGTTTTATTTCTCCCGGACAATCCCTCACGGCTACGACTGAACGATATCCCCCCCGGCTTGGCAAAGGCCTTGCTCAAAGAGGCGCAGAACAGCAGCAAAGCAACGCCGAACCGCCACTGATATCGGTTCGAATGAATCAACAGGAGCAGAATGGTGCATGAGCAGAAATTTGATCTGATTGTTGTTGGCGGCGGCCCCGGCGGCTACGTCGCCGCCATCCGCGGCTCCCAACTGGGACTCAAAACCGCCCTTGTCGAAGCTGAGCATCTGGGCGGTATCTGCCTGAACTGGGGCTGCATCCCGACCAAGGCGCTGCTGCGTTCCGCCGAAGCCTTCCGGACCCTGAAAAACGCCCGCCGTTATGGTTTGAAAGCAGCTGATATCAGCGTCGACCTGAACGAAGTGGTCAAACGCTCACGCCGTATCGCCAGTCGGCTGCAGAAGGGCGTCGGTTTCCTGCTGAAAAAAAACGCCGTCACTCTCATCGAGGGAACCGGAACCATTGCTGCTCCCGGCCTGTTGCAGGTGGAAAAAGAGGGGCAGAGTCGCGAACTTCGCGGCCGTCACATCATCCTCGCCACCGGGGCCCGTCCGTTGCAACCGGGCGGGCTTGAGTCCGACGGCCAACAGGTCTGGACCTACAAAGAAGCCATGACCCCGGACCAGATTCCGCAGCGCCTGCTGGTGATCGGCGCCGGTGCCATCGGCCTTGAATTCGCCAGCTTTTACAATGACCTCGGCACCGAGGTCACCGTGGTTGAAGCCTTGTCACAGATTCTGCCGGCCGGCGACACGGAGATTTCAACCCTGCTGACCAGGGAACTGCAGCGCAAGGGAATCGCCATCCGCACCGACTGCCGTGTCCAGACCATCGACCGGCAACCCGATGCTGTCACGGTCGGCATCAACAGCCAAGGAGAAACTGAACAGTTCAGCTTCGACCGGGTCCTGCTGGCCATCGGCGTGGTTGGCAATGTTGAAAACCTGGGGCTTGAAAACACCAAGGTGCAGGTTGAAAGAGGTGTCATCAGGGTCAACCAGTGGTTGCAGACCGACGAACCGGGAATCTACGCCATCGGCGATGTCACCGGCGCTCCCTGCCTGGCTCACAAGGCCAGTCACGAGGGGGTCATCTGTGTCGAGAAGATCGCCGGAGTCAAAACCGTCCGTCCGCTGAAGAGAGAGCAGATCCCTTACTGCACCTACAGTCACCCCCAAGTCGCCAACGTCGGGCTGACCGAAGCCCAGGCCAGGGAACGCGGGCCTGTCCGGGTCGGCAAATTCCCTTTTACCGCCAACGGCAAGGCCATTGCTCTCGGCGAAACCGAGGGACTGATCAAAACCGTCTTCGATGCCGACAGCGGCAGACTGCTGGGTGCCCACATGATCGGCGCCGAGGTTACGGAAATGCTCCAGGGTTTCGGCATCGCCCTCAACCTCGAAGCCGGCGAGCAGGAATTGAGCCACACCATTTTCGCTCACCCGACCCTTTCCGAGATGATGCACGAATCAGTGCTCGCGGCTTTTGAAAAAGCGATTCACATCTGAGAACCACCCCTTACCAAGAGAGGAACCATGTTGAAAACAACTCCCCTGAACAAAATTCACCGGCAACTGGGCGCCCGTATGGTCGATTTCGGCGGCTGGGACATGCCGGTACAGTATTCCGGTGTCATAGCCGAACATCTTGCCGTCCGCACTGCTGCCGGCCTGTTCGATGTCTCCCACATGGGAGAAATCGAAGTACGAGGTGCCGACGCCCTCGCCTACATCCAGCAACTGACCACCAACGATGCCTCGAAACTGAGCGATGGTCAGGTTCAATACTCGGCCATGTGCTACAAAAACGGCGGCGTGGTCGATGACCTGACCCTCTACCGTTTTGCCGCCGACCATTACCTGTTCTGCGTCAACGCCTCCAACATCGAAAAAGACTTCGCATGGATGCAGGAGGTGCTGAACAACGGGGAATACACCGATGTCAGCCTGACCAACCGCAGCGATTCTTTTGCCCAGCTGGCGCTGCAGGGTCCGCGCGCCGACGCTATTCTGGCCAAGCTCACCGATACCGATCTCGAAGCCATTGAATACTACCGTTTTGCCGAAGGCGAGGTGGCGGGCGCCGCCACCATTATCTCCCGCACCGGCTACACCGGAGAGGCCGGCTTTGAACTCTATTTCGCCCCCGAACAGGCCGAAACCATCTGGCAGGCCCTGATGGAAGCAGGGGCTCCCGAGGGGCTGCTACCCATCGGCCTCGGTGCCCGCGACACCCTGCGACTGGAGAAGAAATACGCCCTCTACGGCCATGAACTCTCGTCCCAGATCACCCCCCTTGAGGGCGGAATCGCCTGGATTACCAAGCTCGACAAACCCTCCTTCATCGGCAAGGAACCGCTCTGCCAGATGAAAAATGCCGGTGTTCCCCGACGACTGGTCGGCCTGCGCATGACCGAGCCGGGCGTACCGCGGGAACACTACCCGGTCTTTATCGGCGACCAGGAGGTCGGCATCGTCACCAGCGGCACCATGTCTCCGTCACTGCGGGTCGGGATTGCCCTGGCGCTTATCTCCACCGGGCACCATAGCATCGGCACCGAGGTGAGCATCGGCATCCGCAATCGCCAGGTGGCCGCCGAAATCGTCAAAACCCCCTTTGTCTGAAAAACAACTTCAATCGCCTCCGACGACCGAAAACCACAGCAACCTTTTCAAGGAGAACAGACCATGGACATCCGCAACGAACTGAAATATTCCAAAGATCATGAATGGGTACGAATCGAAGACGGCATCGCCACCGTCGGCATCAGTGATTTCGCCCAGCAGGCTCTCGGTGATGTGGTTTTCGTCGAACTGCCGGAAATCGGCACCACCCTGAGCACCGGACAGACCTTCGGTGTGGTGGAATCGGTGAAAGCGGTCTCCGATATCTACGCCCCGGTAGCGGGTGAGGTGGTGAGCATCAACGAAGAACTTCCGGACACCCCTGACCAGATCAACAGCTCCCCCTACGAAGATGGCTGGCTGGTAAAAATCAAACTTGCCGACAGTCCCGCAGACGGCGAACTGATGGATGCCGAAGCCTATCGCGCCTGCATCGCCGAACAATAACGGTCGAAGGGAGAAGGGAGGAATCGATGCGGCACTATCACCGGCTACCACTCGCAGAAAAAGGCCAAAACATCGCCCGCTTTCTGCATCAGCGACACGCCCTGCTTCCCTTCTCCTGTCCCGAGGAAGCCCCCCTCGCCTTCGAGGTCCGCCGTTCGGTCATTCTGGATCATGGTTGCGCGGAGCGCAGTCAACACGGCGCCGCCCTGAACCCGGAAGAGTATATCCGCTGGTGCGAAGAATGGCACCGCCATCCCGGGTTCGACTGGGCTC
Encoded proteins:
- the gcvT gene encoding glycine cleavage system aminomethyltransferase GcvT — its product is MLKTTPLNKIHRQLGARMVDFGGWDMPVQYSGVIAEHLAVRTAAGLFDVSHMGEIEVRGADALAYIQQLTTNDASKLSDGQVQYSAMCYKNGGVVDDLTLYRFAADHYLFCVNASNIEKDFAWMQEVLNNGEYTDVSLTNRSDSFAQLALQGPRADAILAKLTDTDLEAIEYYRFAEGEVAGAATIISRTGYTGEAGFELYFAPEQAETIWQALMEAGAPEGLLPIGLGARDTLRLEKKYALYGHELSSQITPLEGGIAWITKLDKPSFIGKEPLCQMKNAGVPRRLVGLRMTEPGVPREHYPVFIGDQEVGIVTSGTMSPSLRVGIALALISTGHHSIGTEVSIGIRNRQVAAEIVKTPFV
- the gcvH gene encoding glycine cleavage system protein GcvH gives rise to the protein MDIRNELKYSKDHEWVRIEDGIATVGISDFAQQALGDVVFVELPEIGTTLSTGQTFGVVESVKAVSDIYAPVAGEVVSINEELPDTPDQINSSPYEDGWLVKIKLADSPADGELMDAEAYRACIAEQ